A genomic region of Clavibacter michiganensis subsp. insidiosus contains the following coding sequences:
- a CDS encoding nucleoside/nucleotide kinase family protein, whose amino-acid sequence MDPAPDGRPHPASPATGDLDRLARRALGLVRDGRRAILAIAGSPGAGKTTLARALVACIDARAGDGTAAYVPMDGFHLANATLDRLGRHDRKGAIDTFDGWGVLALVRRIRAETDHVVYAPSFDRAVDEGVAGAIAVDPAVRLVVVEGNYLLVDAGPWGLLRAELDEAWFCATPGDARFSRLVDRHTAGGRDPDAAQAWARDVDGANAVLIEGTRGRADLVVDGAAAGVPEAVAG is encoded by the coding sequence CGGCCGCCCGCATCCCGCCTCGCCCGCGACGGGCGACCTCGACCGCCTCGCCCGCCGCGCCCTCGGCCTCGTGCGCGACGGCCGCCGGGCGATCCTCGCCATCGCGGGCAGCCCCGGCGCCGGCAAGACGACGCTCGCGCGGGCGCTGGTGGCGTGCATCGACGCGCGGGCGGGCGACGGCACCGCGGCGTACGTGCCGATGGACGGCTTCCACCTCGCCAACGCCACGCTCGACCGGCTGGGCCGCCACGATCGCAAGGGCGCGATCGACACGTTCGACGGCTGGGGCGTGCTCGCCCTCGTGCGGCGGATCCGCGCCGAGACCGACCACGTCGTCTACGCGCCGTCCTTCGACCGGGCCGTGGACGAGGGCGTCGCGGGCGCCATCGCGGTGGATCCGGCCGTCCGGCTCGTCGTGGTCGAGGGCAACTACCTGCTCGTCGACGCCGGCCCGTGGGGGCTCCTCCGCGCCGAGCTCGACGAGGCGTGGTTCTGCGCGACGCCGGGCGACGCGCGCTTCTCGCGCCTGGTCGACCGGCACACGGCCGGCGGGCGCGATCCCGACGCCGCCCAGGCGTGGGCTCGCGACGTCGATGGCGCGAACGCGGTGCTGATCGAGGGCACGCGCGGCCGCGCCGACCTCGTGGTGGACGGCGCCGCGGCGGGCGTGCCGGAGGCCGTCGCCGGCTAG
- a CDS encoding IS481-like element IS1122 family transposase, which yields MSHANARLTVHGRVLLVRRVVEDRRPVSHVARELGVSRQCAHRWVNRFRSEGFEGLSDRSSRPRRVPTRTSPERERAVVEARTRLRSGPARLAPVTGVPARTISRVLRRHGAPPLAWLDPVTGAVIRASRSTANRYEHEHPGDLIHVDVKKLGRIPDGGGWRAHGRSEQVRGRGIGFDYVHAVVDDHTRLAYAEIHPDEKGVTAAGFLTRAAAYFAEHGITRIERVLTDNAFAYRHSAAFQNAVTQLGARQKFIRPHCPWQNGKVERFNRTLATEWAYRQPFTSNQARTDALDPWIQHYNTERIHSSHGLTPAARVSPTS from the coding sequence ATGTCCCACGCTAATGCTCGTCTGACGGTTCACGGGAGGGTTCTCCTCGTGCGGCGGGTGGTCGAGGATCGTCGGCCGGTCTCGCATGTCGCGCGCGAACTCGGTGTGTCGCGTCAGTGCGCGCATCGGTGGGTGAATCGGTTCCGGTCCGAGGGTTTCGAAGGCTTGTCGGACCGGTCCTCGAGGCCGAGACGGGTGCCGACGAGGACGAGCCCGGAACGAGAACGAGCCGTCGTGGAAGCGAGGACCCGATTGCGATCAGGTCCTGCCCGGTTGGCGCCGGTGACCGGTGTTCCAGCCCGCACGATCTCCCGCGTCCTGCGGCGGCACGGGGCACCGCCGTTGGCATGGTTGGACCCCGTCACCGGGGCCGTGATCCGGGCATCCCGGTCGACGGCAAACCGGTACGAGCATGAGCATCCCGGCGACCTGATCCACGTCGACGTGAAGAAGCTCGGCCGGATCCCGGACGGCGGCGGCTGGCGGGCGCATGGCCGCAGCGAACAGGTTCGTGGTCGTGGGATCGGGTTCGATTACGTCCACGCCGTGGTCGATGACCACACCCGCCTCGCCTACGCGGAGATCCACCCGGACGAGAAGGGCGTGACCGCGGCAGGGTTCCTGACCCGGGCCGCGGCGTACTTCGCCGAGCACGGCATCACCCGCATCGAACGGGTCCTGACGGACAACGCGTTCGCCTACCGGCACTCGGCCGCGTTCCAGAACGCGGTCACGCAGCTCGGTGCGAGGCAGAAGTTCATCCGCCCGCACTGCCCCTGGCAGAACGGCAAGGTCGAACGCTTCAACCGCACCCTCGCGACCGAGTGGGCCTACCGGCAACCCTTCACCAGCAACCAAGCCAGAACCGACGCCCTTGATCCGTGGATCCAGCACTACAACACTGAACGAATCCACTCGAGCCACGGGCTGACGCCCGCGGCCCGAGTGTCACCAACGTCATGA
- a CDS encoding glycoside hydrolase family 32 protein: MRGITGADRGPVEPPPPTSRAADDGIHIRPSGEFMNDPQRPFLLDGVWHAYALVNVDHPGGNGSSWRHYTSADLVSWHDEGIAIDKYDTPLGDAETGSVVVDTGNTSGLGAGTVIAILTQQSEGVQRQSLYYSTDGGYRFQPYAQNPVMDNPGGPDFRDPKVVWDGEHGRWSMALAEGRRIGFYTSPDLIHWTYRSDFARGDLGTLETPDVFPITSAGDPDRVRWVLGVSANGAAQGRGTGYAYWVGDFDGERFTTDDDAPRWLDQGADLYAGVTWSDPADGTAPTRRYAMGWTSSWDYADRLPLRDGGTGGGQSLVRELRLVPDGDGWALRSSPLDALAGREGDAQPVADARVDATTPLADAPGGPSRLRLTLTPDPADPARETRVRLASPEGGTVTVGYDAERRQAFVVRDDDPDGIMPDAYDRPATAPLPDTEAGDPVTLDIVLDDRTLEAFVDGDAAVLTSATVGTLDGAGLSVEAVDGTTRVTGASWTPFDVGR, translated from the coding sequence GTGCGCGGCATCACGGGCGCCGACCGCGGCCCCGTCGAGCCCCCGCCGCCCACGTCGCGCGCCGCCGACGACGGCATCCACATCCGCCCGTCGGGCGAGTTCATGAACGACCCGCAGCGCCCCTTCCTCCTCGACGGCGTCTGGCACGCCTACGCCCTCGTCAACGTCGACCACCCGGGCGGCAACGGATCCTCGTGGCGGCACTACACGTCCGCCGACCTGGTCTCGTGGCACGACGAGGGCATCGCGATCGACAAGTACGACACCCCGCTCGGCGACGCCGAGACCGGCAGCGTCGTGGTCGACACCGGGAACACGTCCGGGCTCGGCGCGGGCACGGTGATCGCGATCCTCACGCAGCAGTCCGAGGGCGTGCAGCGGCAGTCCCTCTACTACTCCACCGACGGCGGCTACCGGTTCCAGCCGTACGCGCAGAACCCGGTCATGGACAACCCCGGCGGCCCCGACTTCCGCGACCCGAAGGTGGTGTGGGACGGCGAGCACGGGAGATGGAGCATGGCGCTCGCGGAGGGCCGGCGCATCGGCTTCTACACGTCGCCCGACCTCATCCACTGGACCTACCGCTCCGACTTCGCGCGCGGCGACCTCGGCACTCTCGAGACCCCGGACGTGTTCCCCATCACGAGCGCGGGCGATCCCGACCGCGTCCGCTGGGTCCTCGGGGTGAGCGCGAACGGCGCCGCCCAGGGCCGCGGCACGGGATACGCGTACTGGGTCGGCGACTTCGACGGCGAGCGCTTCACGACCGACGACGACGCGCCGCGCTGGCTGGACCAGGGCGCCGACCTCTACGCGGGAGTCACCTGGTCGGATCCGGCCGACGGCACCGCGCCCACCCGCCGGTACGCGATGGGCTGGACGAGCAGCTGGGACTACGCGGACCGGCTCCCGCTGCGCGACGGCGGCACGGGCGGCGGCCAGTCGCTCGTGCGGGAGCTGCGGCTGGTGCCGGACGGCGACGGCTGGGCGCTGCGGTCGTCGCCCCTCGACGCGCTCGCCGGCCGCGAGGGCGACGCGCAGCCCGTCGCCGACGCGCGCGTCGATGCGACGACCCCGCTCGCCGACGCCCCGGGCGGCCCGTCGCGCCTCCGCCTCACGCTCACGCCCGACCCCGCGGATCCCGCGCGCGAGACCCGCGTGCGCCTCGCCTCCCCCGAGGGCGGCACCGTCACGGTCGGCTACGACGCGGAGCGCCGGCAGGCGTTCGTCGTGCGCGACGACGACCCGGACGGGATCATGCCGGACGCCTACGACCGGCCCGCGACCGCGCCCCTGCCCGACACGGAGGCCGGCGATCCGGTCACGCTCGACATCGTGCTGGACGACCGAACGCTCGAGGCCTTCGTCGACGGCGACGCCGCCGTCCTCACGAGCGCGACGGTCGGGACGCTCGACGGCGCGGGCCTCTCCGTCGAGGCCGTCGACGGCACGACGCGCGTGACCGGCGCGAGCTGGACGCCGTTCGACGTCGGCCGCTGA
- a CDS encoding DsbA family protein, producing MARHENEKVRAIREKARIERALDDRRRKRRRLITQFSVAGGLVIVIAAIAGGVYLLGQSQAASAAGPVQDTTAALSTGDQVRIATEPTGVSVGAAEAPVTMDVYEDYSCPHCAQYEAESGPLLDRMAATGQVRIVYHPIQIVTKYGVVAGSAAACVLAEEPDKWPAVHSSLFDNHSTITDSWTHADFVTWLTTQGVTADAARTCVAEGKYSSWITGNTSDATSAGVTGTPTLRIQGDIITTVAGQDLVDALTKAGADLPAGIAADS from the coding sequence ATGGCCCGGCATGAGAACGAGAAGGTACGCGCGATCCGCGAGAAGGCACGCATCGAGAGGGCCCTCGACGACCGGCGCCGCAAGCGCCGCCGCCTCATCACCCAGTTCTCCGTCGCGGGCGGCCTCGTCATCGTCATCGCGGCCATCGCCGGCGGCGTCTACCTCCTCGGGCAGTCCCAGGCGGCGAGCGCCGCGGGCCCCGTGCAGGACACGACCGCGGCGCTGTCCACGGGCGACCAGGTGCGCATCGCGACCGAGCCCACCGGCGTCAGCGTCGGCGCGGCCGAGGCCCCCGTGACCATGGACGTCTACGAGGACTACTCGTGCCCCCACTGCGCGCAGTACGAGGCCGAGAGCGGCCCGCTGCTCGACCGGATGGCCGCCACGGGCCAGGTGCGCATCGTCTACCACCCCATCCAGATCGTCACGAAGTACGGCGTGGTCGCGGGCAGCGCCGCCGCGTGCGTGCTCGCCGAGGAGCCCGACAAGTGGCCGGCCGTGCACTCGTCGCTGTTCGACAACCACTCCACCATCACCGACTCGTGGACCCACGCCGACTTCGTCACCTGGCTCACCACCCAGGGCGTCACGGCGGACGCGGCGCGCACGTGCGTGGCCGAGGGGAAGTACTCGTCGTGGATCACGGGCAACACCTCCGACGCGACCTCCGCGGGCGTCACGGGCACCCCGACGCTGCGGATCCAGGGCGACATCATCACGACCGTCGCCGGCCAGGACCTCGTGGACGCGCTCACCAAGGCCGGCGCGGACCTGCCCGCGGGCATCGCCGCCGACAGCTGA
- a CDS encoding DNA-3-methyladenine glycosylase family protein translates to MDQGGAEVTAPDARTTYLPDREVDLRLVLRPLFRGVVDPTCRWDAAPPGSRRVGVWRTARTPLGNASLRLDPRPDGGVEARAWGPGAEWAIAGVPELLGEGDDWSDLDVSAHPLLRDAHRRLPALRLMRTNHVFEAMASAVLEQKVTGLEARRAWRQLILAHGEPAPGPVPAGMRVLPSPERWRLIPSWEWHRAGVDPKRSRTLIAVATSAAGLERTLALGRGSDGITRRLRSIPGVGIWTAAETTQRAHGDPDSVSVGDYHVHDTVGWALAGHAVDDDGMLELLEPWRGQRQRVTRLIEASGFRKPRFGPRMTVQDHRAR, encoded by the coding sequence ATGGACCAGGGCGGCGCGGAGGTGACGGCCCCCGACGCGCGCACGACGTACCTGCCCGACCGCGAGGTCGACCTCCGGCTGGTGCTGCGCCCGCTGTTCCGCGGGGTCGTGGATCCGACCTGCCGGTGGGACGCCGCCCCGCCCGGATCCCGCCGCGTTGGCGTCTGGCGCACGGCGCGCACGCCCCTCGGGAACGCATCGCTGCGGCTGGACCCCCGCCCCGACGGCGGCGTCGAGGCGCGCGCCTGGGGCCCTGGCGCCGAGTGGGCGATCGCCGGCGTGCCGGAGCTGCTGGGCGAGGGCGACGACTGGTCCGACCTCGACGTCTCCGCGCACCCGCTCCTCCGCGACGCGCACCGCCGCCTGCCCGCGCTCCGGCTGATGCGCACGAACCACGTGTTCGAGGCGATGGCGTCCGCGGTGCTCGAGCAGAAGGTCACCGGGCTCGAGGCCCGACGCGCATGGCGGCAGCTGATCCTCGCGCACGGCGAGCCCGCGCCCGGCCCCGTGCCCGCGGGCATGCGCGTGCTGCCGTCGCCCGAGCGCTGGCGGCTCATCCCGTCGTGGGAGTGGCACCGCGCGGGAGTGGATCCGAAGCGGTCGCGCACGCTCATCGCGGTCGCCACCTCGGCCGCCGGCCTCGAGCGCACGCTCGCGCTCGGCCGGGGGAGCGACGGGATCACGCGGCGGCTGCGCTCGATCCCGGGGGTCGGCATCTGGACGGCCGCGGAGACCACGCAGCGCGCCCACGGGGATCCCGACTCCGTCAGCGTCGGCGACTACCACGTGCACGACACCGTGGGATGGGCCCTCGCCGGCCACGCCGTCGACGACGACGGCATGCTGGAGCTGCTCGAGCCGTGGCGCGGCCAGCGCCAGCGGGTGACGCGCCTCATCGAGGCGAGCGGGTTCCGGAAGCCGCGGTTCGGCCCGCGCATGACGGTGCAGGACCACCGGGCGCGTTGA
- a CDS encoding pyridoxamine 5'-phosphate oxidase family protein, whose translation MTDTTNDHQDDRERVAELVKSARIALLTTVNAHGQLVSRPLASQERDFDGDLWFFTQDPSDKTAEIRANDQVNVSLQSGDGFLSIAGTAEITRDRARIDELWSTGAEAWFEGGEDDPTVALIRVHADAAEYWYQDTPKPIALIKYAKAAITGERPKDVGEHGTVEL comes from the coding sequence ATGACCGACACGACGAACGACCACCAGGACGACCGCGAGCGCGTCGCCGAGCTCGTGAAGAGCGCCCGCATCGCGCTCCTCACCACCGTCAACGCCCACGGGCAGCTCGTGAGCCGCCCGCTCGCCAGCCAGGAGCGCGACTTCGACGGCGACCTCTGGTTCTTCACGCAGGATCCGAGCGACAAGACCGCCGAGATCCGCGCGAACGACCAGGTGAACGTGTCGCTGCAGTCCGGCGACGGGTTCCTCTCCATCGCCGGCACCGCGGAGATCACGCGCGACCGCGCTCGCATCGACGAGCTCTGGTCGACCGGCGCCGAGGCGTGGTTCGAGGGCGGGGAGGACGACCCGACGGTCGCGCTGATCCGCGTGCACGCCGACGCCGCCGAGTACTGGTACCAGGACACCCCGAAGCCGATCGCGCTGATCAAGTACGCCAAGGCCGCCATCACGGGCGAGCGCCCGAAGGACGTCGGGGAGCACGGCACCGTCGAGCTATGA
- a CDS encoding VOC family protein, which yields MTDTSATTALDSITGVHHVRLSVTDLGRSRAFYEGVLGLTPAIESEGDASDPAVREDPAQYFGGVIYGVGSQLLGLRPVADGGTAGDGAAFDPATRGLDHVSLQVGSRDDLVRAAALFAERGISHGEVIDFPTGMSILSVQDPDDINVELVVAG from the coding sequence ATGACCGACACCAGCGCGACCACAGCCCTCGACTCCATCACCGGCGTGCACCACGTGCGCCTCTCCGTCACCGACCTCGGCCGCTCGCGCGCCTTCTACGAGGGCGTGCTGGGCCTCACCCCCGCCATCGAGAGCGAGGGCGACGCGAGCGACCCCGCCGTGCGCGAGGATCCCGCCCAGTACTTCGGCGGCGTCATCTACGGCGTGGGCTCGCAGCTGCTCGGCCTCCGCCCCGTCGCCGACGGCGGGACCGCGGGCGACGGCGCCGCGTTCGACCCCGCGACCCGCGGCCTCGACCACGTGAGCCTCCAGGTCGGGTCGCGCGACGACCTCGTGCGCGCGGCCGCGCTGTTCGCGGAGCGCGGCATCTCCCACGGCGAGGTCATCGACTTCCCCACGGGCATGTCGATCCTCTCCGTGCAGGACCCGGACGACATCAACGTGGAGCTCGTCGTCGCGGGCTGA
- a CDS encoding aldose 1-epimerase family protein has translation MPDDVTYVPRLPTGQQHELIAEVGGRTQRIVIAEVGAALRVLQVDGTDLVQSYPDAARPPFCSGIVLAPWPNRIRDGVWEQDGVTHQLDITEVDRENAIHGLLLHSPYRLVERDDVSVTLAADVHPQRGYPFALETSVRYELTGSGVRVTHVIRNVGDADAPVAVGTHPFLRVGDVPTEDLEVVIDAPTHIEVDPVRLNPTGAQTPVEGTRYDLRQGVRVRDAQLDDAWADARVVDGVTRHGVQAPDGRRTEIWADGEFTYWQVFVTPWYPVADGHVWAVAVEPMTAPADAFNSGDGLITLEPGSEWSGTWGIDLHD, from the coding sequence GTGCCCGACGACGTGACGTACGTTCCCCGCCTCCCCACCGGCCAGCAGCACGAGCTCATCGCGGAGGTGGGCGGCCGCACCCAGCGCATCGTGATCGCCGAGGTCGGCGCCGCGCTCCGCGTGCTCCAGGTGGACGGGACCGACCTCGTGCAGTCCTACCCCGACGCGGCCCGGCCCCCCTTCTGCAGCGGCATCGTGCTCGCGCCGTGGCCCAACCGGATCCGCGACGGCGTCTGGGAGCAGGACGGCGTCACGCACCAGCTCGACATCACCGAGGTCGACCGCGAGAACGCGATCCACGGGCTCCTCCTGCACTCGCCGTACCGCCTCGTGGAGCGCGACGACGTCTCCGTGACGCTCGCCGCCGACGTCCACCCGCAGCGCGGCTACCCCTTCGCCCTCGAGACGAGCGTGCGCTACGAGCTCACGGGCTCCGGCGTCCGCGTCACGCACGTGATCCGCAACGTCGGCGACGCCGACGCGCCCGTCGCCGTGGGGACGCACCCGTTCCTCCGCGTGGGCGACGTGCCCACCGAGGACCTCGAGGTCGTCATCGACGCGCCCACCCACATCGAGGTGGATCCCGTGCGCCTCAACCCCACGGGCGCCCAGACCCCGGTCGAGGGCACCCGCTACGACCTGCGCCAGGGCGTCCGCGTGCGCGACGCGCAGCTCGACGACGCGTGGGCCGACGCCCGCGTGGTCGACGGCGTCACCCGGCACGGCGTCCAGGCCCCCGACGGCCGCCGCACCGAGATCTGGGCCGACGGCGAGTTCACCTACTGGCAGGTCTTCGTGACGCCCTGGTACCCCGTCGCGGACGGCCACGTGTGGGCCGTCGCGGTCGAGCCGATGACGGCGCCAGCCGACGCGTTCAACTCGGGGGACGGCCTCATCACGCTGGAGCCGGGATCCGAGTGGTCGGGCACCTGGGGCATCGACCTGCACGACTGA
- a CDS encoding MarR family winged helix-turn-helix transcriptional regulator, which translates to MTVTDPLALESQVCFQAVVAARTVVAVYRPILEPLGLTHAQYLVMLALWERDERSVSDLGSALQLEPATLTPLLKRLQAAGFVDRARSAADERVVVVSLTAAGRDLRDRAVDVPAQAAARTGMTVAELEALRDALDDVVGRLTGALAEDAAAG; encoded by the coding sequence ATGACGGTGACGGACCCCCTGGCGCTCGAGAGCCAGGTCTGCTTCCAGGCGGTCGTCGCCGCCCGGACCGTCGTGGCCGTCTACCGGCCGATCCTCGAGCCGCTCGGGCTGACGCACGCGCAGTACCTGGTGATGCTCGCGCTGTGGGAGCGGGACGAGCGCTCGGTCTCGGACCTCGGATCCGCGCTGCAGCTGGAGCCCGCGACGCTCACCCCGCTGCTCAAGCGCCTCCAGGCCGCCGGGTTCGTCGACCGGGCCCGGAGCGCCGCGGACGAGCGCGTGGTCGTGGTCTCCCTGACCGCCGCAGGCCGCGACCTCCGCGACCGCGCGGTCGACGTGCCCGCGCAGGCGGCCGCGCGCACCGGCATGACCGTCGCCGAGCTCGAGGCGCTGCGCGACGCGCTCGACGACGTGGTGGGGCGCCTCACGGGCGCGCTGGCGGAGGACGCGGCCGCCGGCTGA